From Heteronotia binoei isolate CCM8104 ecotype False Entrance Well chromosome 3, APGP_CSIRO_Hbin_v1, whole genome shotgun sequence, a single genomic window includes:
- the TMSB4X gene encoding thymosin beta-4 yields the protein MSDKPDMAEIEKFDKSKLKKTETQEKNPLPSKETIEQEKQAGES from the exons ATGTCTGACAAACCAGATATGGCTGAAATCGAGAAATTTGATAAGTCTAAGTTGAAGAAGACAGAAACGCAAGAGAAGAACCCACTGCCTTCAAAAGAAA caATTGAACAGGAGAAGCAAGCGGGTGAATCGTAA